From the genome of Papaver somniferum cultivar HN1 chromosome 2, ASM357369v1, whole genome shotgun sequence, one region includes:
- the LOC113347776 gene encoding cytokinin riboside 5'-monophosphate phosphoribohydrolase LOG8-like: MDDGGIESNKFKTICVFCGSNPGNRQVFSDAAVDLGAQMVERKINLVYGGGSVGLMGSISRKVFEGGCHVLGVIPRALMPLEISGPTVGEVRVVPDMHERKAVMAKESDAFIALPGGYGTMEETLEMITWYQLGIHTKPIGLLNVDGYYDTLLALFDNGVKEGFIKPAARGIVVSAPTAKELLTKMEQQIQFSDHIAPHESWK, from the exons ATGGATGATGGTGGTATTGAGAGTAATAAGTTTAAGACAATTTGTGTCTTCTGTGGAAGTAATCCTGGGAATAGACAGGTCTTTAGTGATGCTGCTGTTGACTTGGGTGCTCAAATG GTTGAGAGGAAGATAAATTTGGTATATGGTGGTGGAAGTGTTGGATTAATGGGTTCGATATCCAGAAAGGTTTTCGAAGGAGGTTGCCATGTTCTTGG GGTCATTCCAAGAGCTCTTATGCCTCTTGAG ATATCTGGACCAACCGTAGGTGAAGTAAGAGTAGTTCCGGACATGCATGAACGTAAAGCAGTAATGGCTAAAGAATCTGATGCGTTTATCGCGCTTCCTG GTGGATATGGAACAATGGAAGAGACATTGGAGATGATAACTTGGTACCAATTAGGAATACATACCAAACCG ATCGGTTTGCTAAATGTTGATGGATATTATGATACTCTTCTGGCGCTGTTTGATAATGGCGTGAAAGAAGGTTTCATCAAACCAGCTGCTAGAGGTATAGTTGTGTCTGCACCAACGGCGAAAGAATTATTGACGAAAATGGAG CAACAAATTCAGTTCTCCGACCATATTGCTCCACATGAAAGCTGGAAATGA